A window of the Brassica oleracea var. oleracea cultivar TO1000 chromosome C1, BOL, whole genome shotgun sequence genome harbors these coding sequences:
- the LOC106299635 gene encoding cytochrome P450 71A23-like, whose amino-acid sequence MVMILLLCLIFFITILFFIKQRAWKKSNTIPSPPGLPLIGNMHQLGQYPHQSLRSLSQHYGPLMLLHFGTVPVLVASSADASRDILKTHDRVFASRPHSKIYDKLLYGSRNLASAPYGEYWRQMKSLSVLHLLSNKMVRTFRDVREQEISLMMETIRKQNSSPINLSKIMMTCTSDVICRVALGRKYGAETDLKELTDRLVRQLGTFTFGNFVPCLSWIDWICGLERQLEKTANDFDEILEKVVQDHEDGDGGKADFADVLLTLQRDKSVGFEVSRMSMKAIILDAFVGGTDTSSTLLEWEMSELLSHPECLKRLQEEVSTVSKGKSSVSEDDIQDMYYLKAVIKETLRLHPPFPLTVPHVSTEDVNLRGYHIPAGTQVMINLYAVGREVATWGPDADDFKPERHLNSSVDFLGQDFELIPFGAGRRMCPGISFAAVLNEVALANLMLGFDWQSTEDQTENNVPESIGVVIRRMFPLIVTASPAT is encoded by the exons ATGGTCATGATACTTCTCTTGTGCTTGATATTTTTCATTACCATTCTCTTCTTCATAAAACAGAGGGCATGGAAGAAAAGCAACACAATTCCATCGCCACCGGGACTTCCGTTGATCGGAAACATGCACCAGCTTGGCCAATATCCCCACCAATCACTACGCTCCCTCAGCCAGCATTACGGACCTCTCATGCTCCTTCACTTTGGCACTGTCCCCGTTCTTGTAGCCTCTTCTGCGGACGCTTCTAGAGACATTTTGAAGACGCATGACCGGGTCTTTGCGAGTCGTCCACATTCCAAAATCTACGACAAGCTTCTTTACGGGAGCCGTAATTTGGCCTCAGCCCCGTACGGAGAGTATTGGAGACAAATGAAGAGTCTGAGTGTCCTCCATCTTCTCAGCAACAAAATGGTACGAACCTTTCGAGACGTGAGAGAACAAGAGATCAGTCTGATGATGGAAACGATCCGGAAACAGAATTCTTCCCCTATAAATCTAAGCAAGATCATGATGACTTGTACTAGCGATGTTATATGTAGAGTTGCTTTGGGAAGGAAATACGGTGCTGAAACAGATTTAAAAGAGTTGACGGACAGGCTCGTGAGGCAATTGGGTACGTTTACTTTCGGGAATTTTGTACCGTGTCTTTCATGGATTGATTGGATTTGCGGTTTGGAGCGTCAACTGGAAAAGACGGCAAACGATTTTGATGAGATATTGGAGAAAGTCGTTCAGGATCATGAAGATGGAGACGGTGGTAAGGCTGATTTCGCAGATGTTTTACTCACCCTTCAGAGAGACAAGAGTGTGGGGTTTGAGGTCAGCCGAATGAGCATGAAGGCAATCATCTTG GATGCTTTTGTGGGTGGTACAGACACGTCCTCCACGCTTTTGGAATGGGAAATGTCAGAGCTGTTAAGTCACCCAGAGTGTCTGAAAAGACTTCAGGAAGAAGTAAGTACCGTTAGTAAAGGAAAATCAAGCGTATCAGAAGACGACATCCAAGACATGTACTACTTAAAAGCTGTGATCAAAGAGACACTCAGGCTACATCCTCCATTTCCATTGACGGTTCCTCATGTATCAACAGAAGATGTCAACCTAAGAGGTTACCACATACCAGCCGGCACACAGGTTATGATCAATCTTTATGCGGTCGGGAGAGAGGTTGCAACATGGGGACCAGATGCGGATGACTTTAAACCGGAGAGGCATTTAAATTCGTCTGTTGATTTCTTAGGTCAGGATTTTGAGCTGATTCCGTTTGGAGCAGGGAGAAGAATGTGCCCAGGGATATCGTTTGCTGCAGTGTTGAATGAGGTGGCTTTGGCTAACTTAATGCTTGGATTTGATTGGCAGTCCACAGAAGATCAGACAGAGAATAATGTTCCTGAATCAATCGGTGTTGTGATTCGCCGCATGTTCCCTCTTATCGTCACTGCGTCTCCTGCTACTTGA
- the LOC106302314 gene encoding uncharacterized protein LOC106302314 — protein sequence METSNAVTPVNHLCPNLLHLFTAGDVTADPHHHRVGSTRPSTVTRRRRLPCHRSPRSTVARQCRGGSLLDSCATSFVIISLSTALWFWLEAIMIFRLYYVQDLSSMFCSRVFHDPLWNTAKVSLSSVGYLDGLVSWDHCILFQF from the exons ATGGAGACGAGCAATGCCGTAACCCCCGTCAATCACCTTTGTCCAAATCTGTTGCACCTCTTCACCGCGGGAGACGTCACCGCCGATCCACACCACCACCGTGTCGGATCAACACGGCCTTCAACTGTGACTCGTCGGAGACGCCTCCCATGTCACAGGAGTCCGAGATCCACCGTTGCCAGGCAGTGTCGTGGTGGTTCCCTCCTTGATTCTTGTGCTACAAGCTTCGTAATCATCTCGTTATCAACCGCTTTGTGGTTTTGGTTG GAAGCAATTATGATCTTTCGTCTCTATTATGTCCAAGACTTGTCAAGTATGTTTTGTTCCAGAGTATTTCATGATCCACTTTGGAACACTGCGAAG GTGAGCTTGTCGAGTGTTGGATATCTGGACGGTTTGGTGTCTTGGGATCATTGTATTTTATTTCAGTTTTAA